One window from the genome of Streptococcus parasanguinis encodes:
- a CDS encoding acetylxylan esterase produces the protein MKDPKLLETMKVYKGRDDVPADFDAFWNQALAKMTELPEYKLEKRDFNIPNVACYELTFKGTRNGLVYSRMILPKTDQKVPVIFHFHGYMGRCWDWADMLAYTVAGYGVVSMDVRGQSGYSTDGDRSPLGNTVKGQIIRGAVEGPDQLFYKDIYLDLYQLIEIVASLPQVDDSRLASYGASQGGALALVAAGLNPRIQRTVAIYPFLSDFRRVLEIGNTSEAYDELFRYFKFHDPFHETEDRLMQTLAYIDVKNFAHRIKGQVHMITGLDDDVCYPETQYAIYNRLECPKEHLIMPEYAHEAMNVQVNDRVYNWLCGSKIPFRYVEK, from the coding sequence ATGAAAGATCCTAAGTTACTAGAGACAATGAAAGTTTACAAGGGACGGGATGATGTTCCCGCAGATTTTGATGCTTTTTGGAATCAAGCCCTAGCAAAGATGACTGAACTGCCTGAATACAAGCTTGAAAAACGAGATTTCAACATTCCAAATGTCGCTTGTTATGAATTAACCTTTAAAGGAACTAGAAATGGCCTTGTCTATTCAAGAATGATCCTTCCAAAAACGGATCAAAAAGTTCCCGTTATTTTCCATTTTCATGGCTATATGGGACGTTGTTGGGATTGGGCTGATATGTTAGCTTATACAGTAGCCGGCTATGGTGTTGTGTCTATGGACGTGAGAGGGCAGTCAGGCTATTCAACTGACGGAGATCGCTCACCACTTGGAAATACGGTTAAAGGACAGATTATACGTGGAGCTGTGGAAGGTCCGGACCAGCTCTTTTATAAGGATATCTACTTAGATCTTTACCAGTTAATTGAAATTGTAGCCAGCCTCCCTCAAGTTGACGACAGCAGACTTGCTAGCTACGGAGCCTCTCAAGGAGGTGCCCTAGCTCTGGTTGCTGCTGGATTGAATCCCCGAATCCAACGAACTGTAGCCATTTATCCATTCTTATCGGATTTCAGACGTGTATTAGAGATTGGGAACACCAGCGAGGCCTATGACGAGCTTTTCCGTTATTTCAAGTTCCATGATCCATTCCATGAAACGGAAGATCGTTTGATGCAGACTTTAGCCTATATTGATGTGAAAAATTTTGCGCATCGTATCAAAGGACAGGTTCACATGATTACCGGGCTAGATGATGATGTCTGTTATCCTGAGACACAGTATGCCATTTATAATCGATTAGAATGTCCAAAAGAGCATTTAATCATGCCAGAATATGCCCACGAAGCTATGAATGTTCAAGTTAATGATCGAGTCTATAATTGGCTCTGTGGTAGCAAGATTCCATTTCGATATGTAGAAAAATAA